A genome region from Crossiella equi includes the following:
- a CDS encoding STAS domain-containing protein, whose amino-acid sequence MEQPDVVEPHDSSGANSAAAGTPPYTDEGDPEDLIGLEVRTDNQTAVIAVTGEVDMYTAPLLEDCLRDSTTADTRRLVVDLSRVDFLDSSGLALLVQVHQQTKDQERELRVVCVEGIVKRAITSTGLDSTLALYADVGTASS is encoded by the coding sequence GTGGAGCAGCCGGACGTCGTGGAGCCGCACGACAGCAGTGGCGCGAACAGTGCCGCCGCGGGCACGCCCCCGTACACCGACGAAGGCGACCCGGAAGACCTCATCGGCCTGGAAGTCCGCACTGACAACCAGACGGCCGTCATCGCCGTCACGGGCGAGGTGGACATGTACACCGCCCCCCTGCTCGAGGACTGCCTGCGCGACAGCACCACCGCCGACACCCGCCGCCTGGTGGTCGACCTGTCCCGCGTCGACTTCCTGGACTCCAGCGGCCTGGCCCTGCTGGTCCAGGTCCACCAGCAGACCAAGGACCAGGAACGCGAACTGCGGGTCGTGTGCGTCGAGGGCATCGTCAAACGCGCGATCACCAGCACCGGCCTGGACAGCACCCTGGCGCTCTACGCCGATGTGGGCACCGCGAGCAGCTGA